A segment of the Candidatus Bathyarchaeia archaeon genome:
TTGCCGAGGGTCGATGAGGTGGATTACGATGTGGATAGGATCCCGCAAGCCAAGTACTTCAAACAAGTCCGATATGGCCTGATGGTTAGGATGTTCCTGTTGGCTTCGGTCTTGGGGGCCATCTGAAAGGGCATTAATCGAGAGGCGGGGAGGAAGGACTAGGGATGGGGATCCTTATTGATAAGCTCCATCCGCCCCCTCGAGTGAGCTACCTTCGTGGAAAGCTGGAGATTTGAGGATCGGTTGGCGGATAGTTGAGAGGAGCGTTAGATCAAACGGGCCAAAAAAGGGATTTGGAAAAACGCTGGGCTTAGAGGAGAATTTTACGAACGTTGCTTCCTTCCAATTAATCATCAGAGAAGGCAATCAAAGCGATCTTCTGGAAATGGGGCTGAGGTCTTCGAAATTGGTCGCGGGCCCTATCGCAAAGAAAGCAAGGCCCCGCGCTTGGTGACTGATTGAGAAATCGGGGCACTCCTCTTATTATAGGAAAGATAGCGAACCTGAAGGATATTGAGTCAGGGCGGATCGGGGCAAGCCTCACTCAATTTCCCCCTAATTCATTTATAGCGCAAATGCTGAATGGGAGTCCATTAAACCGGGATTAGGGATTCCAAGGCTCCAAATGCCCCCAATTGGGGCAGATCCTGAAAAATTAAAATAGGGGCATCGCTAAACCCTCGAAAGGGGAGAAATTTTGTCTTGGTGGGAAGACTTCCCGGATTGGTTTAGGATGAGGCGGAGGCGATCTCCCTTCTTTGGATTCGGGGATATATTCGAGGAGATGAACAGACTATTCGAGGATATGTTTAGGGAGATCTGGGAACAGGTCCCGAGGGATCTGATAAGGGAGCGCAAGCTGCCGGATGGCACCACGGTTCGCGAGGCCGGCCCGTTCGTGTACGGCTATTCGGTCACGATGGGCCCGGATGGGAAGCCGATAATTAGGGAATTCGGCAACGTGAGACCCAAAGCTGGGGCCTTCCCGGGCAGGGCAGCTCTGGAGGTGAAGGAGGAAAGAGAGCCGCTGGTCGATACGATAGTCGAGGACGATATCATTAAGGTAGTTGCCGAAGTCCCAGGGGTCGAAAAGGAGGACATAAAATTGGAATGCTCTGAGAATTCCTTGGTGATATCGGTCGACTCGGAGAAGCGTAAATACTATAAGGAACTCGATCTGCCCGAGTCAGTAGACCCAGATAGCGCCAAGGCCAGCTACAAGAATGGTGTGCTAGAGGTTACCCTGAAGAAGAAAGTGACGAAGCCGAAGGGTAAGGAGATCAAGATAGATTAATTCCCTGACGCCTTCGCGGCCGACTGCACCCTAAGCCCTTTGGAGGCATTAGGCCTCATCCCAAATCCTCGCCCCCTTTCCCGGCTCCGGAGAGCAAATAGAGGACTCTCCTCCCGAGCTCTCTTTTGGTAGCATCGTTCCAAAGCCTCAAGGGGATATAT
Coding sequences within it:
- the hsp20 gene encoding archaeal heat shock protein Hsp20, translating into MSWWEDFPDWFRMRRRRSPFFGFGDIFEEMNRLFEDMFREIWEQVPRDLIRERKLPDGTTVREAGPFVYGYSVTMGPDGKPIIREFGNVRPKAGAFPGRAALEVKEEREPLVDTIVEDDIIKVVAEVPGVEKEDIKLECSENSLVISVDSEKRKYYKELDLPESVDPDSAKASYKNGVLEVTLKKKVTKPKGKEIKID